One part of the Phycisphaeraceae bacterium genome encodes these proteins:
- a CDS encoding NRDE family protein, producing the protein MCTVTVVAPRFRRAAGSAREHSPLLRLVCNRDERRTRPAATPPIVITAGPRSALAPIDPQSGGTWIGVNDSGLIATLLNANPSPGIPASAPRSRGELVPLALAESSISEALTSLHSIDPAAYPPFSLFIAARGESAVLTSDSRTLRISSRAPLGRPLMLTSSSLGDHMVEPRRRRLFESIVARADDPSAAQDRFHTHTWPTRPHLSVLMSRPDARTVSRTVIELWDHSASLDYSPIPEDASTPLVTTRSALPLKRARVAG; encoded by the coding sequence ATGTGCACGGTAACAGTCGTGGCCCCGAGGTTCCGTCGCGCCGCCGGCTCGGCCCGCGAGCACTCCCCCCTCCTCCGCCTCGTCTGCAACCGCGATGAGCGCCGCACCCGCCCCGCCGCTACGCCCCCCATCGTCATCACCGCCGGCCCGCGATCCGCTCTCGCTCCCATTGATCCCCAGTCCGGCGGCACCTGGATCGGCGTCAACGACTCCGGCCTCATCGCCACGCTCCTCAACGCCAACCCATCCCCCGGCATCCCTGCCAGCGCACCGCGGTCCCGCGGCGAACTCGTCCCCCTCGCACTCGCCGAGTCCTCGATCTCCGAGGCCCTCACCTCGCTCCACTCCATCGATCCCGCCGCCTACCCACCCTTTTCCCTGTTCATCGCCGCCCGCGGCGAGTCCGCCGTCCTCACATCAGACTCCCGCACGCTCCGCATCTCCTCACGCGCCCCGCTCGGCCGCCCTCTCATGCTCACCTCTTCGAGCCTCGGTGATCACATGGTCGAACCGCGCCGCCGCCGACTCTTCGAGTCCATCGTCGCCCGCGCCGACGACCCCTCCGCCGCGCAGGACCGCTTCCACACACACACCTGGCCGACCCGCCCCCACCTGAGCGTGCTCATGTCACGCCCCGACGCCCGCACCGTCAGCCGCACCGTCATCGAACTCTGGGACCACTCGGCCTCCCTCGACTACTCCCCCATCCCGGAGGACGCCTCCACTCCCCTCGTCACCACCCGCTCGGCCCTCCCGCTCAAGCGGGCCAGGGTGGCCGGATGA
- a CDS encoding DinB family protein — protein sequence MHTTIDHLTRHSTSAALLAAPLADILAELESVALSLTVDLYTRPCGPTFANGSLGAHIRHALDHVRALTTGARTGVVDYDHRDRGTTIESSPAAAVVEIRRLHQAILDLARADADDLLNVRVMPSRGGACVEVESTLGRELAFVLSHTIHHNATVRSMAISLGTPVPATFGYAPSTLAHLDSGRCAR from the coding sequence ATGCACACCACCATCGATCACCTCACCCGTCACAGCACCAGCGCCGCGCTCCTCGCGGCCCCGCTCGCCGACATCCTCGCCGAACTCGAGTCCGTCGCCCTCTCCCTCACCGTGGACCTGTACACCCGCCCCTGCGGCCCCACATTCGCGAACGGCTCCCTCGGCGCCCACATCCGCCACGCCCTCGACCACGTCCGCGCCCTCACCACCGGCGCCCGCACCGGCGTCGTCGACTACGACCACCGCGACCGCGGTACCACGATCGAGTCCAGCCCCGCCGCCGCCGTCGTCGAGATCCGCCGCCTCCACCAGGCCATCCTCGATCTCGCCCGCGCCGACGCCGACGATCTGCTCAACGTCCGCGTCATGCCATCCCGCGGCGGCGCCTGCGTCGAAGTCGAATCAACCCTCGGCCGCGAACTCGCCTTCGTCCTCAGCCACACGATCCACCACAACGCCACCGTGCGATCCATGGCGATCTCGCTCGGCACGCCCGTCCCCGCCACCTTCGGCTACGCCCCCTCCACCCTCGCCCACTTGGATTCAGGTCGATGTGCACGGTAA